One segment of Glandiceps talaboti chromosome 21, keGlaTala1.1, whole genome shotgun sequence DNA contains the following:
- the LOC144451798 gene encoding sialate:O-sulfotransferase 1-like, with amino-acid sequence MFCTADFFRQTTGFLGQLEDFKKGNTLIVKLHGCNEKFSSAILLIRNPYDLLITEYSRRHTSNHTGYFPRQNMTGEDWEDFVNMTTSKWESSVTCWLNNTTPVLVVHYEDLMNDMMSGIDRMLSFLNLKFTVDRRRCIAQNNEGNFHRKPPQDSEERMFDPYTPVLRALIDEHIRNINLMLTEHGHRSIQPAFKV; translated from the exons ATGTTTTGTACAGCTGACTTCTTTCGGCAAACAACAGGTTTTCTTGGCCAGCTTGAAGATTTCAAGAAAGGCAATACTCTCATCGTGAAATTACATGGTTGCAATGAAAAGTTTTCATCTGCGATTTTGCTTATTCGAAATCCGTACGACCTTCTGATAACAGAGTACAGTAGAAGGcatacatcaaaccatacaGGGTATTTTCCACGACAGAATATGACAGGTGAAG ATTGGGAAGATTTTGTGAACATGACCACTTCAAAATGGGAAAGCAGTGTCACGTGTTGGCTGAATAATACAACACCTGTATTAGTGGTTCACTATGAAGATCTGATGAATGACATGATGTCCGGTATTGACCGCATGCTGTCATTTCTTAACCTTAAATTCACGGTAGACAGACGTCGATGCATTGCGCAGAACAACGAAGGAAATTTCCACCGAAAACCACCCCAGGATAGTGAAGAGCGAATGTTTGACCCATACACACCCGTTTTACGTGCATTGATAGATGAGCACATCAGAAACATCAATCTCATGCTAACAGAACATGGCCATAGATCCATACAACCTGCGTTCAAGGTCTAA
- the LOC144451799 gene encoding putative methyltransferase DDB_G0268948 has translation MDTTFTELFAGAEIAEAYLKFRPTYPKEVVYEMIEFLKYKNPGPWRLAIDVGCGSGQSTRFLSDHFETVIGCDVSKAQLDAAKDRETPRNVKYDFGSDESIPADDNAVDLITVAQAIHWFDLKKFYKEVDRVLKPNGCLAIYGHGVVQFTRNTKGPELQAVHDEFRYGTLKEFCLDRHKHSRNRYTDIALPYEETDRYDSIHEIDTTVEGCIGYLSSITTYHKFLSTYPERKDILEKVLQRFMTILEAESPPQKTRLLIDRPVFLLMGRKPGKLS, from the exons ATGGATACCACATTTACTGAGCTTTTCGCTGGTGCAGAGATCGCTGAAGCTTACCTGAAATTCCGGCCGACGTATCCGAAAGAAGTAGTTTACGAAATGATAGAATTCTTAAAATATAAG AATCCGGGTCCATGGAGGCTGGCCATTGATGTAGGTTGTGGTTCTGGTCAAAGTACAAGGTTTTTGTCTGATCACTTTGAGACAGTAATAGGATGTGACGTAAGCAAAGCTCAGTTGGATGCAGCAAAGGACAGGGAAACTCCACGAAATGTCAAATATGA CTTTGGCAGTGATGAGTCTATCCCAGCAGATGACAACGCCGTAGACCTGATTACAGTAGCACAGGCGATTCACTGGTTTGACTTAAAGAAATTTTACAAGGAAGTTGATCGGGTACTCAAACCAAATGGTTGTCTGGCAATATATGGACATGGTGTAGTGCAGTTTACTAGAAATACTAAAGGCCCTGAACTCCAGGCAGTACATGATGAA TTTCGCTATGGAACGTTAAAAGAATTCTGCCTGGACAGACATAAACACAGCCGAAATCGATACACGGATATAGCACTTCCATATGAAGAGACGGACAG ATATGATTCCATACACGAAATAGATACTACTGTTGAAGGGTGTATTGGATACCTTAGTTCTATTACTACGTATCATAAATTCCTGTCGACATATCCTGAAAGAAAAGACATCTTGGAGAAAGTGCTGCAAAG GTTTATGACCATACTTGAGGCGGAATCACCACCACAGAAGACACGTCTGTTAATAGATCGTCCGGTCTTCCTCTTGATGGGAAGAAAACCAGGGAAATTATCATAA